A stretch of Myxococcus virescens DNA encodes these proteins:
- a CDS encoding ABC transporter permease subunit: MRAIAQRLLRQVVLVPVVAVASYFLMASLPLTTETDAKRQVSRELAASYRRDLGIGEPLGFLRPWEKLFRGERLGTSAQGITGDELLTKLSGSVGVGLMALPLALTWALGFALLRTRWRKGRWAALGDVVPAVAFGTPVFIPALLLAPGVVERGHLLPELCAALVTSIWPGIFLGTLVGDSLEAELSRDYVRTALGKGLSRAAVLRRHVLPNVWPAMLDAVGPVATSLLAGSFAAERVLGLPYFGQLYVLAVLNKQVAVVVVATTTFATLLVIVSLAVEVLRYAVDPRSREASA; the protein is encoded by the coding sequence GTGAGGGCCATCGCCCAGCGCCTGTTGCGGCAGGTCGTCCTGGTGCCTGTCGTGGCCGTGGCGTCGTACTTCCTCATGGCCTCGCTTCCGCTGACCACGGAGACGGACGCGAAGCGGCAGGTGTCGCGTGAGCTCGCGGCCTCGTACCGGAGGGATTTGGGCATCGGCGAGCCGCTGGGCTTCCTGCGCCCGTGGGAGAAGCTCTTTCGCGGCGAGCGTCTGGGCACGAGCGCCCAGGGCATCACCGGCGATGAGCTGCTGACGAAGCTGTCTGGCAGCGTGGGCGTGGGCTTGATGGCGCTGCCACTCGCGCTGACGTGGGCCCTGGGCTTTGCCTTGCTTCGGACCCGGTGGAGGAAAGGCCGGTGGGCCGCGCTCGGTGACGTGGTGCCCGCCGTGGCGTTCGGCACGCCCGTCTTCATCCCCGCGCTGCTGCTCGCGCCCGGCGTGGTGGAGCGTGGACACCTGCTGCCGGAGCTGTGCGCGGCGCTGGTGACGTCCATCTGGCCCGGCATCTTCCTGGGCACGCTCGTGGGCGACTCGCTGGAGGCGGAGTTGTCGCGCGACTACGTGCGCACCGCGCTGGGCAAGGGCCTGTCGCGCGCCGCCGTGCTGCGCCGTCACGTCCTGCCCAACGTGTGGCCCGCGATGCTGGACGCCGTGGGGCCGGTGGCCACGTCGCTGCTCGCCGGTTCCTTCGCCGCGGAGCGCGTCCTGGGCCTGCCGTACTTCGGCCAGCTCTACGTCCTCGCCGTGCTCAACAAGCAGGTGGCCGTCGTCGTCGTCGCCACCACCACCTTCGCGACCCTGCTCGTCATCGTGAGCCTCGCGGTGGAGGTGCTGCGCTACGCCGTGGACCCGCGCTCCCGGGAGGCCTCGGCATGA
- a CDS encoding ABC transporter permease subunit — protein sequence MSRIPLRARVGLVLLVGLGLLSLVAGRLFPEALASTCPLGMDPTRPDRTVCELAFGGLWVSLAVGLAAGALSTFIGLAVAAVARLSGGAVEQTLLRAVDAVFALPDVLVVMVLQLAGQSLSDAGAGGGLGPFGLMVVSLALVGWAGPARMFRNRLATLESQEYVAASRALGGGGLHLLRVHLWPALRPFALAVFLSRLPAAILTESTVSFFGIARMEPMSLGRYLGTSYAALIYEGGGRVVLPAWALLVLLVLGASLASQALSESPRRVT from the coding sequence ATGAGCCGCATTCCCCTGCGCGCCCGCGTCGGCCTGGTGCTCCTCGTGGGACTGGGCCTGCTCAGCCTCGTGGCGGGGCGGCTCTTCCCGGAGGCCCTGGCCAGCACCTGTCCGCTGGGCATGGACCCCACGCGCCCGGACCGCACCGTCTGCGAACTCGCCTTTGGCGGGCTCTGGGTCTCCCTCGCAGTGGGGCTCGCCGCGGGCGCGCTCTCCACGTTCATCGGACTCGCCGTGGCCGCCGTGGCGCGGCTGTCCGGCGGCGCGGTGGAGCAGACGCTGCTGCGCGCCGTGGACGCCGTCTTCGCCTTGCCGGACGTGCTGGTGGTGATGGTGCTCCAACTCGCGGGGCAGTCGCTCTCCGACGCGGGAGCGGGCGGCGGCCTGGGCCCCTTCGGCCTGATGGTCGTCTCGCTGGCCCTGGTGGGCTGGGCGGGGCCCGCGCGCATGTTCCGCAACCGCCTGGCGACGCTCGAATCCCAGGAGTACGTGGCCGCGTCCCGGGCGCTCGGCGGAGGCGGCCTGCACCTGCTGCGCGTCCACCTGTGGCCCGCGCTTCGGCCCTTCGCGCTCGCGGTGTTCCTGTCGCGCCTCCCCGCCGCCATCCTCACCGAGTCCACCGTGAGCTTCTTCGGCATCGCCCGGATGGAGCCCATGTCCCTGGGCCGCTACCTGGGCACCAGCTACGCGGCCCTCATCTACGAGGGCGGCGGCCGGGTGGTGCTGCCCGCCTGGGCGCTGCTCGTGCTGCTGGTGCTCGGTGCCTCGCTCGCCTCCCAGGCGCTCTCCGAGTCCCCTCGCCGGGTGACCTGA
- a CDS encoding response regulator, with amino-acid sequence MSLTPSEELATFTELDTREREERTDLLKLEPARAAVLVVEDDPSHREILVEMLAGWGYEPLPVGSAEEAEFAVRNKRMDAAIVDVFLPGRSGATLMSRLRERFPQSVLIGVSALSDAAMARKCKGLGADLFIGKPLDPQRLAEALQSRHTSWH; translated from the coding sequence ATGTCCCTGACGCCTAGCGAAGAGCTTGCCACCTTCACCGAACTCGACACCCGCGAGCGCGAGGAGCGCACGGACTTGCTCAAGCTGGAGCCCGCGCGCGCCGCGGTGCTCGTCGTCGAGGATGATCCCTCCCACCGCGAAATCCTCGTGGAGATGCTGGCGGGCTGGGGCTACGAGCCCCTGCCCGTGGGCAGCGCCGAGGAGGCTGAATTCGCCGTGCGCAACAAGCGCATGGACGCCGCCATCGTCGACGTCTTCCTGCCCGGTCGCAGCGGCGCCACGCTGATGTCGCGGCTGCGCGAGCGCTTCCCCCAGTCCGTCCTCATTGGCGTCAGCGCCCTGAGCGACGCGGCCATGGCGCGCAAGTGCAAGGGCCTGGGCGCGGACCTCTTCATCGGCAAACCCCTGGATCCTCAGCGGCTGGCCGAGGCCCTCCAGTCCAGGCACACGAGCTGGCACTGA
- a CDS encoding YqgE/AlgH family protein — protein sequence MKNLAPGLLLAMPQLGDPNFYRSVVLMLEHSETGSMGLVINRGAPLTLGELARGQNLGIAAGRKEHSVYLGGPVEPQRGFVLHDDTEQREKHSVLPGLFLSVTLDALGPLLTNPNPRLRFCLGYAGWGPRQLESEIAAGSWLFTEATAEAVLGHEPSKLWDTTLRGMGVDPAMLVMGRGMN from the coding sequence GTGAAGAACCTCGCTCCCGGCTTGCTGCTGGCCATGCCCCAGCTCGGCGATCCGAATTTCTACCGCTCGGTCGTCTTGATGCTGGAGCACTCAGAGACGGGCTCCATGGGGCTCGTCATCAACCGGGGGGCCCCCCTGACGCTCGGTGAACTGGCGCGCGGGCAGAACCTGGGCATCGCCGCTGGACGGAAGGAACATTCCGTCTACCTGGGCGGCCCGGTGGAGCCTCAGCGGGGCTTCGTCCTCCACGACGACACGGAGCAGCGGGAGAAGCACTCGGTGCTGCCCGGCCTGTTCCTGAGCGTGACGCTGGACGCGCTGGGCCCGCTCCTGACCAATCCGAACCCGCGCCTGCGCTTCTGCCTGGGGTATGCGGGCTGGGGGCCGCGTCAACTGGAGAGCGAGATTGCCGCCGGCTCCTGGCTCTTCACCGAGGCCACCGCGGAGGCGGTGCTTGGCCACGAGCCGTCGAAATTGTGGGATACGACGCTGCGTGGCATGGGGGTGGACCCCGCCATGCTGGTGATGGGAAGGGGAATGAACTGA
- a CDS encoding BolA family protein, translated as MLDAEFIRARILEALPGSEVEVRDYTGTGDHYEARVVSPDFAGKAMVQQHQLVYAPLQQWLKSGELHALALKTYSPEQWKKLGTR; from the coding sequence ATGCTCGACGCCGAATTCATCCGGGCCCGCATCCTGGAGGCCCTGCCGGGCTCCGAGGTGGAGGTGCGGGACTACACCGGGACGGGAGACCACTACGAGGCCCGGGTGGTGAGCCCCGACTTCGCTGGGAAAGCCATGGTGCAGCAGCACCAGCTCGTATACGCGCCGCTCCAGCAGTGGCTGAAGAGCGGCGAGCTGCATGCGCTCGCGCTAAAGACCTATTCTCCCGAGCAGTGGAAGAAGCTCGGGACTCGCTAG
- the grxD gene encoding Grx4 family monothiol glutaredoxin, whose product MTPELKARLEQETRSHKIVLFMKGNALFPQCGFSARALQLLQPLGQVHTVDVLADPEIRQGIKDFTNWPTIPQIFINGQFVGGSDILMELAERGELADLVAGKSPA is encoded by the coding sequence ATGACGCCTGAACTCAAGGCCCGGTTGGAGCAGGAGACCCGGTCGCACAAGATTGTGCTCTTCATGAAGGGCAACGCCCTCTTCCCCCAGTGCGGCTTCTCCGCGCGGGCGCTGCAACTGCTGCAGCCCCTGGGGCAGGTCCACACGGTGGACGTGCTCGCGGATCCGGAGATTCGCCAGGGCATCAAGGACTTCACCAACTGGCCCACCATCCCCCAGATTTTCATCAACGGGCAGTTCGTCGGCGGCTCCGACATCCTGATGGAGCTGGCCGAGCGCGGTGAGCTGGCCGACCTGGTCGCGGGCAAGAGCCCGGCCTAG
- a CDS encoding DUF2914 domain-containing protein, giving the protein MVTATRHNAPENPDEASAEVPNAGPAVEANVPVAENHAAVALTDTVLPAQAPGVVVDPDDLVDTAKTPTLMDKVQQFRARHEKWEMAVFFFGGFIYDVITISRIDDTLTLAQNFGYLLVLTGLLLLEQRYPDGVEPPKFLQKVWRWREDGIHFLFGSLLSAFMLLLFKSTSGALPYLFVVGLFALLAANELPLFRRLGPIMRMVLLSLCVTMYFVCLLPVVLGRMGFWVFLLAVAMGCASIFGVMRLIRRWRPDNRYLLRNVAIPGFGVQAALLGLYLVGVIPPLPVAVQFAGIYHQVERVSPGIYHLSSVDSGAWYKPWTWGGPDFLMQPGDKPYYFFRIFAPKHFQSYKVRVRWYFDDPQKGWTTYGNGFMATVSSNGTDGGYRFYATTSNLKPGKWRVVLETEDGHEIHRLNFTAGPDANPGPRVFDVAVSTLKDVKPLALSEWQERAAAAVAKPATAAPKPK; this is encoded by the coding sequence GTGGTCACCGCTACCCGTCACAATGCCCCCGAGAATCCGGACGAAGCCTCCGCCGAGGTGCCCAATGCGGGCCCCGCCGTCGAGGCGAACGTCCCCGTCGCAGAGAACCACGCAGCCGTCGCCCTGACGGACACCGTGTTGCCGGCCCAGGCGCCGGGCGTGGTGGTGGACCCGGACGACCTGGTCGACACGGCGAAGACGCCCACCCTCATGGACAAGGTGCAGCAGTTCCGCGCCCGCCATGAGAAGTGGGAGATGGCCGTCTTCTTCTTCGGCGGCTTCATCTACGACGTCATCACCATCAGCCGCATCGATGACACGCTGACGCTGGCGCAGAACTTCGGCTACCTGCTGGTCCTCACGGGACTGCTGTTGCTGGAGCAGCGCTACCCGGACGGCGTCGAGCCGCCGAAGTTCCTGCAGAAGGTCTGGCGCTGGCGCGAGGACGGCATCCACTTCCTCTTCGGAAGCCTGCTCAGCGCGTTCATGCTGCTGCTCTTCAAGAGCACGTCGGGCGCGCTGCCCTACCTGTTCGTGGTGGGCCTCTTCGCCCTGCTGGCGGCCAACGAGCTGCCCCTGTTCCGCAGGCTGGGGCCCATCATGCGCATGGTGCTGCTCAGCCTGTGCGTGACGATGTACTTCGTCTGCCTGCTCCCGGTGGTGCTGGGGCGCATGGGCTTCTGGGTCTTCCTGCTGGCCGTCGCCATGGGCTGCGCGAGCATCTTCGGGGTGATGCGCCTCATCCGGCGCTGGCGGCCGGACAACCGGTACCTGCTGCGCAACGTGGCCATCCCCGGCTTCGGCGTGCAGGCCGCGCTGCTGGGCCTGTACCTGGTGGGCGTGATTCCGCCGCTGCCGGTGGCCGTGCAGTTCGCGGGCATCTACCACCAGGTGGAGCGGGTGAGTCCGGGCATCTACCACCTGTCCTCGGTGGACTCCGGCGCCTGGTACAAGCCGTGGACGTGGGGCGGGCCGGACTTCCTGATGCAGCCGGGGGACAAGCCCTACTACTTCTTCCGCATCTTCGCGCCGAAGCACTTCCAGTCGTACAAGGTCCGCGTGCGCTGGTACTTCGACGACCCGCAGAAGGGCTGGACGACGTACGGCAACGGCTTCATGGCCACCGTCAGCAGCAACGGCACGGACGGCGGCTACCGTTTCTACGCGACGACGTCCAACCTGAAGCCCGGCAAGTGGCGCGTGGTGCTGGAGACGGAGGACGGGCACGAAATCCACCGTCTCAACTTCACCGCCGGGCCGGATGCGAACCCCGGACCCCGCGTCTTCGACGTCGCCGTGTCCACGCTCAAGGATGTGAAGCCCCTGGCGCTGTCGGAGTGGCAGGAGCGGGCCGCGGCCGCGGTGGCGAAACCCGCCACCGCCGCGCCGAAGCCGAAGTAG
- a CDS encoding aminopeptidase P family protein — translation MATTRSSAAAQPALGEQQPIVTSEEQAPAAAPAKPATHDTVPPPALLDFMMKSWKPRSKKLPPKIKQAEAFKARRRALSKLFPGETLIIPTGHEKVRANDTNFRFRPGSDFYYLTGNLEPDCVLVLQPKEKGGHTDVLFVEPNPGRTDATFFTDRVKGELWEGPRLGVKESQTRYGVDQARGLNELPDFLSGLSGAASRPTRLLRGLSPKVDGAVPEPAEKDKDKGLAQALSEMRLLKDAQELRELQTSIDSTHRGFEDVIRGLKTAKTERYVEGIFNLRARVEGNDVGYRTIAASGAHACILHWHHNDGPLVPGDLLLLDAGVEGQTLYTADITRTLPISGKFSKEQREIYELVLEAQDAAFAEVKPGNDFMEPNRAAMRVLAEGLEALGILEDAEVALKDEHQFYKRYSLHNVSHMLGLDVHDCAQARQETYKYGKLQAGMVLTVEPGLYFQMDDLTVPKRYRGIGVRIEDDVVVTARGCKVLSADIPRKAKDVEAWMKSLWAADKAARKGKK, via the coding sequence ATGGCCACGACCCGTTCTTCCGCCGCCGCTCAGCCCGCCCTGGGCGAGCAACAGCCGATTGTCACCTCCGAGGAGCAGGCCCCCGCGGCAGCGCCCGCGAAGCCCGCCACGCACGACACGGTGCCGCCGCCGGCCCTGCTCGACTTCATGATGAAGTCGTGGAAGCCGCGCTCGAAGAAGCTGCCTCCGAAAATCAAGCAGGCGGAGGCCTTCAAGGCCCGCCGCCGGGCGCTCTCCAAGCTGTTCCCCGGCGAGACGCTCATCATTCCCACCGGCCACGAGAAGGTGCGCGCCAACGACACCAACTTCCGTTTCCGGCCGGGCAGCGACTTCTACTACCTCACCGGCAACCTGGAGCCGGACTGCGTCCTCGTCCTCCAGCCCAAGGAGAAGGGGGGCCACACCGACGTGCTCTTCGTGGAGCCGAACCCGGGCCGCACCGACGCCACGTTCTTCACCGACCGCGTGAAGGGGGAGCTGTGGGAAGGCCCCCGCCTGGGCGTGAAGGAGAGCCAGACCCGCTACGGCGTGGACCAGGCCCGGGGCCTCAACGAGCTGCCGGACTTCCTCTCCGGCCTCAGCGGCGCGGCGAGCCGTCCCACGCGCTTGCTGCGCGGCCTGTCGCCCAAGGTGGACGGCGCCGTGCCGGAGCCGGCTGAGAAGGACAAGGACAAGGGGCTGGCCCAGGCGCTGTCGGAGATGCGGCTGCTCAAGGACGCGCAGGAGCTGCGTGAACTCCAGACGTCCATCGACTCCACGCACCGCGGCTTCGAGGACGTCATCCGCGGCCTGAAGACGGCGAAGACGGAGCGCTACGTGGAGGGCATCTTCAACCTCCGCGCCCGCGTGGAAGGCAACGACGTGGGCTACCGCACCATCGCCGCCTCCGGCGCCCACGCGTGCATCCTGCACTGGCACCACAATGACGGGCCGCTCGTTCCTGGCGACCTGCTGCTGCTGGACGCGGGCGTGGAGGGCCAGACGCTCTACACCGCGGACATCACCCGCACCCTGCCCATCTCCGGGAAGTTCTCCAAGGAGCAGCGCGAAATCTACGAGCTGGTGCTGGAGGCGCAGGACGCGGCCTTCGCCGAGGTGAAGCCGGGCAACGACTTCATGGAGCCCAACCGCGCGGCCATGCGCGTGCTCGCGGAGGGCCTGGAGGCCCTGGGCATCCTCGAGGACGCCGAGGTGGCGCTCAAGGACGAGCACCAGTTCTACAAGCGCTACTCGCTCCACAACGTCAGCCACATGCTGGGCCTGGACGTGCACGACTGCGCCCAGGCGCGGCAGGAGACCTACAAGTACGGGAAGCTCCAGGCCGGCATGGTGCTGACGGTGGAGCCCGGCCTCTACTTCCAGATGGACGACCTCACCGTGCCCAAGCGCTACCGGGGCATCGGCGTGCGCATCGAGGACGACGTCGTCGTCACCGCGCGCGGCTGCAAGGTCCTCTCCGCCGACATCCCTCGCAAGGCGAAGGACGTGGAGGCGTGGATGAAGTCCCTCTGGGCGGCGGACAAGGCCGCCCGGAAGGGCAAGAAGTAG
- a CDS encoding 16S rRNA (uracil(1498)-N(3))-methyltransferase — protein sequence MNLLLLLDEDFLPDGTARLTGRRAQHAREVLRAEPGESLRVGHLGGLTGTGEVLENSAGVLHLRVTLTEPPPPRAGIDLLLAIPRPKALKKVLPAVASLGVDRIVLLNAARVEKSYFDSKVLAPAFVHELLIQGLEQARDTRLPEVLVRERFRPFVEDELDAFFGPQTLRLLPHPPARQSLRALGVGLAQRVVLAIGPDGGWVPFEADLLEAHGFRPFSLGPRILRVETAVPVLLGQVALLREDIAAPPATTLT from the coding sequence GTGAACCTGCTGCTCCTCCTGGACGAAGACTTCCTGCCCGACGGCACCGCGCGCCTCACCGGACGGCGGGCCCAGCACGCCCGCGAGGTGCTGCGCGCCGAGCCCGGCGAGTCCCTCCGCGTAGGACACCTGGGCGGCCTCACCGGCACTGGCGAGGTGCTGGAGAACAGCGCTGGCGTGCTGCACCTGCGCGTCACCCTCACCGAGCCTCCGCCCCCGCGCGCGGGCATCGACCTGCTGCTGGCCATCCCCCGCCCCAAGGCGCTGAAGAAGGTGCTGCCCGCGGTGGCCTCGCTGGGCGTGGACCGCATCGTCCTGCTCAACGCGGCGCGCGTGGAGAAGAGCTACTTCGACTCCAAGGTGCTGGCCCCCGCCTTCGTCCACGAGCTGCTCATCCAGGGACTGGAGCAGGCCCGGGATACGCGCCTCCCAGAAGTGCTGGTCCGAGAGCGCTTCCGTCCCTTCGTCGAAGACGAGCTCGACGCCTTCTTCGGCCCCCAGACGCTCCGCCTGCTCCCCCACCCGCCCGCGAGGCAGTCGCTCCGAGCGCTGGGCGTGGGCCTGGCCCAACGCGTCGTACTGGCCATTGGACCGGACGGCGGCTGGGTGCCCTTCGAGGCCGACCTCCTGGAAGCCCATGGTTTCCGCCCGTTTTCGTTGGGGCCCCGCATTCTTCGCGTGGAGACGGCCGTGCCCGTCCTCCTGGGGCAGGTGGCGCTTCTCCGGGAGGACATTGCGGCACCGCCCGCGACAACTCTGACTTGA
- a CDS encoding tRNA-uridine aminocarboxypropyltransferase, translating into MAVRNLCLRCRRPESACYCAQLPPRLETRTRVVFLQHPRESRVAIGTARMAHLSLSNSELHEGVDFTGHRRIEELAAQRDSVAVLFPGEDAIPVEEARLNPPKTLIVVDGTWPQAKKVVSRNPVLAGLPRIGFVPRRPSNYRIRAEPADHCVSTIEAVVEMLGILEGDPARFDTMLRAFEYMVDTQLERQSTRTSPNRRRIYFGPWRPPLELRSLAERFEKLVVFYGEANAHPAGGEEIPTELVHAVACRPATGERFEAIIAPEQPLAYSTPLHVELSEDVLRAGEPRAEAMKRFEAFLRPDDELAVWTTFALDLLWAGGITRRPASSVRLATARALKGKAGGVEQAMTLLQGPELPQWAPGRAGRRIRALESVVRELVARGNATEPPQKLPRTGS; encoded by the coding sequence ATGGCCGTGCGTAACCTCTGCCTGCGTTGCCGCCGTCCCGAGAGCGCGTGTTATTGCGCGCAACTGCCGCCCCGGCTGGAGACTCGCACGCGCGTCGTGTTCCTCCAGCACCCGCGCGAGAGCCGCGTGGCCATTGGCACCGCGCGCATGGCGCACCTGTCGCTGAGCAACTCCGAGCTGCATGAGGGCGTGGACTTCACCGGCCACCGGCGAATCGAGGAGCTGGCCGCGCAGCGGGACTCCGTCGCGGTGCTCTTCCCGGGCGAGGACGCCATCCCGGTGGAGGAGGCGCGGCTGAATCCTCCCAAGACGCTCATCGTCGTGGACGGCACCTGGCCGCAGGCAAAGAAGGTCGTGTCGCGCAACCCGGTGCTGGCCGGGCTGCCGCGCATCGGCTTCGTGCCGCGCCGGCCCAGCAACTACCGCATCCGCGCGGAGCCCGCGGACCACTGCGTGTCCACCATCGAGGCGGTGGTGGAGATGCTGGGCATCCTGGAAGGGGACCCCGCGCGCTTCGACACGATGCTGCGGGCCTTCGAGTACATGGTGGATACGCAGTTGGAGCGGCAATCCACGCGCACCTCACCCAATCGGCGCCGCATCTACTTCGGGCCGTGGCGTCCACCGCTGGAGCTGCGCTCGCTGGCGGAGCGCTTCGAGAAGCTCGTCGTCTTCTACGGCGAGGCGAACGCGCACCCCGCGGGCGGCGAGGAGATTCCCACCGAGCTGGTGCACGCGGTGGCGTGCCGTCCGGCCACGGGCGAGCGCTTCGAGGCCATCATCGCGCCGGAGCAGCCCCTGGCCTACAGCACGCCGCTGCACGTGGAGTTGTCGGAGGACGTCCTCCGCGCGGGCGAGCCCCGGGCCGAGGCGATGAAGCGCTTCGAGGCCTTCCTCCGCCCCGATGACGAGCTGGCGGTGTGGACCACGTTCGCGCTGGACCTGCTGTGGGCGGGCGGCATCACCCGGCGTCCGGCGAGCAGCGTGCGCCTGGCCACCGCGCGCGCGCTGAAGGGCAAGGCGGGCGGCGTGGAGCAGGCGATGACGCTGTTGCAGGGGCCGGAGTTGCCGCAGTGGGCCCCGGGCCGCGCGGGCCGGCGCATCCGCGCGCTGGAGTCCGTGGTGCGCGAGCTGGTGGCTCGAGGTAACGCCACCGAGCCGCCTCAGAAGCTGCCTCGCACGGGCAGCTGA
- a CDS encoding FecR domain-containing protein, which yields MARHEHHSLWALAAGELDADASGRVEAHVATCSECAQALEQVRQSRAVLHEGRGTLPAPRTDAMSEGLRAEAARRMVRSAPSARWPWVVALAGVCAAMLAFWMVRAPRAMDESGAHVARGDAPSAPASGASVPSNGGDAVPTVPQAPETAAHAATGSEPSVPTNAAEKLDATTETERVAVAGAILREAGGTERALKPGMRLRSGVAVRTPARSSALLRLPDESRVRLSAGSEVELSRAEPRDVHLTVNKGRLSVEASHTARQGFMVEVAGLRVSVVGTVFTVERTKDGAAVAVAEGQVRVEAEGQPPRRVGPGERVELHAEKHTLNPRKMSKPDLRAIAELRAPVDEVPVSPPRPISARPAPMTPGAVAAVAPTPQEPIGEAPAPEPAPPPANALAPVAAAGSTPTAPPAPVDPNHEFAPYPVPSVNVPRPPAPEPQPPPEAVAKQTPKQREPLIPMALMSKDADERFLGYARLKVNSRKCESFLVGLDEIAQRSPRASHREQARYLRARCFEEKLESHRAKDEYRQYLNDFPRGRYAKEARTGLLP from the coding sequence ATGGCGCGACATGAGCACCACTCCCTGTGGGCCCTGGCCGCGGGCGAGTTGGACGCAGATGCGAGCGGACGGGTGGAGGCGCACGTCGCCACCTGCTCCGAATGTGCCCAGGCGCTGGAGCAGGTGCGGCAGTCCCGCGCTGTCCTCCACGAGGGCCGCGGCACCCTGCCCGCGCCGCGCACGGACGCCATGAGCGAAGGACTTCGCGCGGAAGCGGCTCGGCGCATGGTGCGCAGCGCGCCCAGCGCCCGCTGGCCGTGGGTCGTGGCGCTCGCGGGCGTCTGCGCGGCAATGCTGGCGTTCTGGATGGTTCGCGCTCCCCGGGCAATGGACGAGAGCGGAGCGCACGTGGCTCGGGGGGATGCCCCCTCTGCTCCTGCGTCGGGTGCCTCCGTTCCGTCGAACGGAGGTGACGCGGTTCCCACGGTGCCGCAGGCTCCGGAGACCGCCGCTCACGCCGCGACCGGCAGCGAGCCGTCTGTCCCCACGAATGCAGCGGAGAAGCTCGACGCCACCACGGAGACAGAACGGGTCGCCGTCGCGGGTGCCATCCTGCGCGAAGCGGGAGGCACGGAGCGCGCGCTCAAGCCTGGCATGCGGCTGCGTTCAGGCGTGGCGGTGCGGACGCCCGCGCGCTCCAGTGCGTTGCTTCGGCTGCCGGATGAGAGCCGCGTTCGGCTGTCGGCGGGCTCGGAGGTCGAGCTGTCCCGCGCGGAGCCGCGCGATGTGCACCTCACCGTGAACAAGGGACGCCTGTCCGTCGAGGCCTCGCACACGGCGCGCCAAGGATTCATGGTGGAGGTGGCGGGCCTGCGCGTCTCCGTGGTGGGCACGGTCTTCACGGTGGAGCGCACGAAGGACGGCGCCGCCGTGGCCGTCGCGGAAGGGCAGGTCCGCGTCGAGGCAGAGGGTCAGCCGCCGCGGCGGGTCGGGCCTGGCGAGCGGGTGGAACTGCACGCGGAGAAGCACACGCTGAACCCGCGGAAGATGTCGAAGCCGGACCTGCGGGCCATCGCGGAGCTCCGGGCTCCGGTGGACGAAGTCCCCGTGAGCCCGCCCCGCCCCATCAGCGCTCGGCCCGCCCCCATGACGCCAGGCGCGGTGGCGGCGGTGGCGCCCACGCCGCAGGAGCCCATCGGTGAAGCCCCGGCGCCCGAGCCCGCGCCGCCACCGGCGAATGCCCTGGCCCCCGTGGCCGCCGCGGGAAGCACCCCGACCGCGCCCCCGGCCCCCGTGGACCCGAACCACGAGTTCGCGCCCTACCCCGTGCCGTCGGTGAACGTCCCCAGGCCGCCCGCGCCGGAGCCCCAGCCGCCTCCGGAGGCCGTGGCGAAGCAAACACCGAAGCAGCGCGAGCCGTTGATTCCCATGGCGCTGATGTCCAAGGACGCCGACGAGCGATTCCTGGGCTACGCCCGGCTCAAGGTGAACTCGCGCAAGTGCGAGAGCTTCCTGGTAGGCCTGGACGAGATTGCCCAGCGCAGCCCAAGGGCGTCCCACCGCGAGCAGGCGCGCTACCTGCGCGCGCGGTGCTTCGAGGAGAAGCTCGAATCGCACCGGGCCAAGGACGAATACCGCCAGTACCTCAACGACTTCCCGCGAGGGCGCTACGCCAAGGAGGCCAGGACGGGCCTGCTGCCCTGA
- a CDS encoding RNA polymerase sigma factor, translating to MFLRGARSFAHVTHLPEERKGRDVSGVPAQDEVRLQALVRRIQEGDLTAFEQLYALTQADASRTLWHLVGNRVDVEDLLQEAYLRLLTAVKSYRGESRFRTFFYRVCSNVALSHLRWKRRRPEDPVWELPEPAAEGDDPERVASRRQAARLVELALERLKPKKRIVFVYYELCGMSPDEIADAVGSSPNTVRSRLHHARLEFNEAMQRLLGANRPGGFHGAT from the coding sequence GTGTTCCTGCGTGGAGCCCGCTCATTCGCGCACGTCACCCACCTCCCCGAGGAGCGAAAGGGACGCGACGTGTCCGGCGTTCCCGCCCAGGACGAGGTGCGGCTCCAGGCACTGGTCCGGCGCATCCAGGAGGGCGACCTGACGGCATTCGAACAGCTCTATGCGCTCACGCAGGCGGATGCCTCCCGCACCTTGTGGCACCTGGTCGGCAACCGCGTGGACGTGGAGGACCTGCTCCAGGAGGCCTATCTCCGGCTGCTGACAGCCGTGAAGAGCTACCGGGGTGAGTCCCGATTCCGGACCTTCTTCTATCGCGTGTGCTCCAACGTGGCCCTGTCCCACCTGCGCTGGAAGCGGCGCCGGCCGGAGGACCCCGTCTGGGAGCTCCCAGAACCGGCGGCGGAAGGAGACGACCCTGAGCGGGTGGCCTCGCGGCGTCAGGCGGCCCGGCTGGTGGAGCTGGCGCTGGAACGGCTGAAGCCCAAGAAGCGCATCGTCTTCGTGTACTACGAGCTGTGTGGAATGAGCCCGGACGAGATTGCCGACGCCGTGGGCAGCTCACCCAACACCGTCCGCAGCCGCCTCCACCATGCGCGGCTGGAGTTCAACGAAGCCATGCAGCGACTGCTCGGCGCCAACCGTCCCGGAGGCTTCCATGGCGCGACATGA